From the genome of Desulfuribacillus stibiiarsenatis, one region includes:
- a CDS encoding ATP-binding protein, protein MKKIHFKINSTMDEVEEVKQHIQHTLSELPNQSVLDCILFCFSELINNAFEHGNAKDPSKHILVDVSITDQMVRITVEDEGDGFLWKERMNKELDVYNFAERGRGIMMTKMVCNDLLYNDQGNRVTCYKLLK, encoded by the coding sequence ATGAAAAAAATCCATTTTAAAATTAATAGCACTATGGATGAAGTTGAGGAAGTGAAACAACACATTCAACATACTCTAAGCGAGCTACCGAATCAATCTGTTCTTGATTGCATATTGTTCTGTTTTAGTGAGCTTATTAACAATGCATTTGAGCATGGGAATGCAAAGGATCCGTCCAAACATATATTAGTAGATGTTAGTATTACGGATCAAATGGTCCGTATTACTGTAGAGGACGAGGGAGATGGCTTTCTTTGGAAAGAAAGAATGAACAAAGAACTTGATGTCTATAATTTTGCCGAGAGAGGCAGAGGCATTATGATGACAAAAATGGTATGTAACGATTTATTATATAACGATCAAGGAAATCGTGTAACCTGTTACAAGCTTTTAAAATAA
- a CDS encoding chemotaxis protein CheA — translation MDTNQYLDMFIEESKEHLQAINENLLQLEQNPENIEIVKDIFRSAHTIKGMSATMGFEDMASLTHELENVLDQIRNEKLKIQPEIMDIIFQSVDILEGMIYSIIEGSDGKANVSHLVDQLKSIAKGQVLSASSPVPPQATQSTQTSNAVASNNSAYMDMLDEYQKAIISQSNASGHQSFHIEVKLTKECMLKAARVFMVFDALEGLGEIIQSKPVAEDLEDEKFDQQFELIFITKDDSATIEKKLMNISEVESVRVNEVQISIGKEVDPMPTNQEAIATTPNVTASAPKAKAADNAANQPKAKPMGSKSIRVDIERLDVLMNLFSELVIDRGRLEQIARELGHSELVESVEHMSRISGDLQNLILNMRMVPIEQVFNRFPRMIRDLSKDLNKKVELEIIGAETELDRTVIDEIGDPLVHLIRNSIDHGLELPEERMKKGKPEAGTIQLHAYHSGNHVFIEIIDDGNGLDRDKILGKAIERGLLTEEQGNQLSDQQVYHLLFQSGFSTAKVITDVSGRGVGLDVVRSKIEALSGQVHIESKIGEFTKFQIELPLTLSIIQSMLVKVSDEKYAIPLSSIIETAVFPKKDIYLVQGQPVIDFRGHIVPLVSLEKVFKIPRPEEGQGDEMSVIVVKKGEKMAGLIVDDFIGQQEIVLKNLGTYLPNVFAISGATILGDGQVALIIDCNALIH, via the coding sequence GTGGATACAAATCAGTATTTAGATATGTTTATTGAAGAATCAAAAGAACACTTGCAAGCGATTAATGAAAATTTACTTCAGCTTGAACAAAACCCAGAGAATATCGAGATTGTAAAAGACATATTCCGTTCAGCCCATACGATTAAAGGTATGTCGGCTACCATGGGCTTTGAAGATATGGCCAGCTTGACCCATGAGTTAGAGAACGTATTAGATCAAATTCGCAACGAAAAGTTAAAAATACAACCTGAAATCATGGATATTATTTTTCAGAGTGTAGACATCTTAGAAGGAATGATATATTCCATTATTGAAGGCTCTGATGGTAAAGCGAATGTATCCCATTTAGTTGACCAGTTAAAAAGTATTGCTAAGGGACAAGTATTATCGGCTAGTAGTCCAGTTCCACCGCAAGCTACTCAAAGCACACAAACAAGTAATGCGGTAGCTAGTAATAACAGCGCTTATATGGATATGTTAGACGAATATCAAAAAGCGATTATTAGTCAGTCAAATGCAAGTGGACATCAGTCATTCCACATTGAAGTGAAGTTAACGAAAGAATGCATGTTGAAAGCTGCACGGGTGTTTATGGTGTTTGATGCACTAGAAGGTTTGGGGGAAATCATTCAATCGAAACCAGTGGCAGAAGACTTAGAAGATGAGAAATTTGATCAACAGTTTGAATTGATTTTTATTACAAAAGATGATAGTGCAACAATTGAGAAGAAGTTGATGAACATATCAGAGGTTGAATCTGTACGTGTCAATGAAGTGCAAATCTCAATAGGAAAAGAAGTTGATCCAATGCCGACGAATCAAGAAGCTATTGCAACAACACCAAATGTTACAGCAAGTGCTCCTAAAGCAAAGGCTGCTGACAATGCTGCTAATCAACCAAAAGCAAAACCAATGGGCAGTAAGTCTATTCGCGTTGATATTGAGCGCCTCGATGTATTAATGAATTTATTTAGTGAATTGGTTATTGATAGAGGTCGTTTAGAGCAGATTGCTAGGGAGTTAGGACATTCAGAATTAGTAGAATCTGTTGAGCATATGAGTCGTATCAGTGGTGATTTACAGAATCTCATATTAAATATGCGCATGGTTCCAATTGAGCAAGTATTTAATCGCTTTCCACGAATGATTCGCGATTTGTCAAAGGATTTGAATAAAAAGGTTGAACTTGAAATCATTGGTGCAGAAACAGAATTAGACCGTACAGTAATTGATGAGATTGGTGATCCATTAGTTCATCTAATTAGAAACTCTATAGATCATGGCTTAGAATTGCCAGAAGAACGTATGAAAAAAGGAAAGCCAGAAGCAGGAACAATTCAGCTTCATGCGTATCATAGCGGAAACCATGTGTTTATAGAAATCATTGATGATGGAAATGGTCTCGACCGTGATAAGATTTTAGGCAAAGCAATTGAAAGAGGTTTATTGACTGAGGAACAAGGAAATCAACTCAGCGATCAACAAGTATATCATTTATTATTTCAATCAGGATTTAGCACAGCTAAAGTCATTACAGATGTATCAGGGCGTGGAGTAGGTCTTGACGTAGTTCGTAGTAAGATAGAAGCGTTAAGTGGGCAAGTTCATATTGAATCGAAGATTGGCGAGTTTACCAAGTTCCAGATAGAATTGCCTCTTACACTATCAATTATCCAATCTATGCTAGTCAAAGTATCAGATGAGAAATATGCTATTCCTTTAAGTTCTATTATTGAAACGGCAGTCTTCCCGAAAAAGGACATTTATTTGGTTCAGGGGCAACCAGTAATAGATTTCCGTGGTCATATTGTACCGTTAGTTTCATTAGAAAAAGTATTTAAAATTCCTCGACCAGAAGAAGGTCAGGGTGACGAAATGTCTGTGATTGTTGTTAAAAAAGGCGAAAAAATGGCCGGACTAATTGTTGATGACTTTATTGGTCAACAAGAGATTGTATTAAAGAATCTAGGAACATACTTACCGAATGTTTTCGCAATATCTGGGGCTACTATACTTGGAGATGGTCAAGTGGCTCTCATCATTGACTGCAACGCCCTTATTCACTAG
- a CDS encoding chemotaxis protein CheW — MKVIIFRLKNEEYGVEIDQVRSIERLSHITRIPNTADFVKGVINLRGIVTPIIDLRKRFHIDHVEDNDQTRVIIISVKDVEIGLIVDAANEVIEIQESKIEPPPKVIDSVEAEYIRGVIKVENRLLILLHLHKVLTIQEN, encoded by the coding sequence ATGAAAGTCATTATATTTAGGCTTAAAAACGAAGAGTATGGAGTGGAAATCGATCAAGTGCGTTCTATTGAGAGACTAAGCCATATCACAAGGATTCCCAATACTGCTGATTTTGTAAAAGGGGTCATCAATCTGCGTGGTATCGTCACTCCGATTATAGATTTAAGAAAGCGTTTTCATATTGATCATGTCGAGGATAATGATCAAACAAGGGTCATTATCATTTCTGTGAAAGATGTAGAGATTGGTTTAATAGTAGATGCTGCGAATGAAGTAATAGAAATTCAAGAATCTAAGATTGAACCTCCTCCGAAGGTCATTGATAGTGTCGAAGCGGAATATATTCGTGGCGTGATTAAAGTGGAAAATCGTTTATTAATATTGTTGCATCTGCATAAAGTCCTTACCATACAAGAAAATTAA
- a CDS encoding ParM/StbA family protein, with protein MRIAIDIGFGFVKAMNQEGTIIRFPSVVALDRSEKMRNILKTQAEDFSVTIWPTGELEHSKSYLVGDAAMVGGNGLRTWEEKAVANTNMEILIATAAAVLGNDEDIELAVGLPLTYYRTQKEEVTALLKKMDMSVLIEGQARKRVKIASVYVFPQGAGAYYAACLNIDGAVKNPELVNSPVGLIDIGYRTTDILVMAKGKKGLMPREELSGGIDMGMKFAYQIIQNEAEEVVKKSIDLLTVEKAILWENSRLLHRGIEYSLKDVENEAYAELADQLAAKIKIRWGDEIDHLSAIIIAGGGGEILAPYLKHSFSTMIKMENAAFANVEGFLAAQSLAKKRAEMNENNN; from the coding sequence ATGAGAATAGCAATCGACATCGGGTTTGGGTTTGTAAAAGCAATGAATCAAGAAGGGACAATTATTCGCTTTCCTTCTGTTGTTGCCTTAGATCGTAGTGAAAAAATGAGAAATATTCTTAAGACGCAAGCCGAAGACTTCTCGGTTACAATCTGGCCGACTGGTGAATTAGAGCACTCAAAATCGTATTTAGTTGGTGACGCGGCAATGGTTGGAGGAAACGGATTAAGAACGTGGGAAGAAAAGGCAGTAGCGAACACAAATATGGAAATACTAATTGCAACTGCTGCTGCGGTCTTAGGTAATGATGAGGATATAGAATTAGCTGTAGGGTTACCATTGACTTACTATCGAACGCAAAAAGAAGAAGTCACAGCTTTATTAAAGAAAATGGATATGTCCGTACTAATTGAGGGACAAGCACGGAAAAGGGTGAAAATCGCTTCTGTCTATGTTTTTCCCCAAGGGGCAGGTGCTTATTACGCAGCATGTTTAAATATTGATGGTGCAGTTAAGAACCCTGAATTAGTAAACTCTCCAGTTGGATTAATAGATATTGGTTATCGCACAACAGATATCCTTGTAATGGCGAAAGGTAAAAAAGGTTTAATGCCAAGAGAAGAGCTTAGTGGTGGCATAGATATGGGAATGAAGTTTGCTTACCAAATCATCCAAAATGAAGCGGAAGAAGTCGTAAAGAAATCGATTGACTTGCTTACGGTTGAAAAAGCAATACTTTGGGAAAATAGTCGACTATTACATAGAGGAATTGAATATTCTTTAAAAGATGTAGAAAATGAAGCATATGCAGAACTTGCTGATCAATTAGCTGCGAAAATCAAAATTCGTTGGGGTGATGAAATTGATCATTTATCAGCTATTATAATTGCTGGAGGCGGTGGAGAAATATTAGCTCCATACTTAAAACATAGCTTTTCAACGATGATTAAGATGGAAAATGCAGCTTTTGCAAACGTAGAAGGGTTTCTCGCTGCACAATCCTTAGCTAAAAAAAGGGCGGAAATGAATGAAAATAACAATTGA
- a CDS encoding citrate/2-methylcitrate synthase, whose amino-acid sequence MNLEQKNSLVDLCKRVEQNSEIGAEHFSIYDVKRGLRNSNGTGVLAGLTKVGEVHGYVVDDGDKISDHGKLFYRGINIFEVANGFQQEKRFGFEETCYLLLFGNLPNEKQLADFNELLGSLRELPEGFVQDMILKAPSKDIMNKLARCVLASYSYDENPDETSTFNIIRQSIELIARFPAFLAYGFQAKAHYYGAESLFIHKPRVDLCTAENILTMIRQDSEYTALEAEILDLSLVLHAEHGGGNNSSFSTRVITSSGTDTYSAIAAAIGSLKGPKHGGANAKVMGMIDDIKANVKDWSNREEIKQYLTKIINKEAYDGSGLVYGLGHAIYTLSDPRAILLKEKAIELAKEKNREDELNLYLAIEELTPQVFAEVKGSEKEISANVDFYSGFVYQSLNIPPELYTPLFAVARVPGWCAHRIEEHLTGQRIIRPAYKSVVTKKKYVPISERS is encoded by the coding sequence ATGAACTTAGAACAGAAAAACTCGTTAGTGGATTTATGTAAGAGAGTTGAGCAAAACAGTGAAATCGGTGCGGAACATTTCTCAATTTACGACGTGAAACGAGGACTTCGTAACAGCAATGGAACTGGAGTTTTAGCAGGGCTAACGAAAGTGGGAGAAGTTCACGGATATGTAGTGGATGACGGTGATAAAATTTCCGATCATGGGAAACTTTTTTATAGAGGGATTAACATATTTGAGGTTGCTAATGGCTTTCAACAAGAGAAACGTTTCGGGTTCGAAGAAACTTGCTATTTATTATTGTTTGGGAACCTACCAAATGAGAAACAATTGGCTGATTTTAATGAGCTACTAGGAAGCTTACGTGAGTTGCCGGAAGGCTTTGTTCAAGATATGATTTTAAAAGCACCTAGTAAAGATATCATGAATAAACTAGCAAGATGTGTACTTGCTTCATACTCATATGATGAGAATCCAGATGAAACATCGACTTTTAACATCATTAGACAGAGCATTGAGTTAATCGCACGTTTTCCAGCATTTCTTGCGTACGGGTTTCAAGCGAAAGCCCATTATTATGGGGCTGAGAGCCTGTTTATCCATAAACCAAGAGTAGATTTGTGTACGGCGGAGAACATTTTAACAATGATACGTCAGGACAGCGAATATACAGCCTTAGAAGCCGAGATTTTAGATTTATCTCTAGTTCTACATGCAGAACATGGTGGTGGTAACAATTCATCATTTTCAACGCGGGTAATTACATCATCAGGAACAGATACATACTCTGCAATCGCAGCAGCTATCGGTTCTTTGAAAGGACCGAAGCATGGTGGTGCTAATGCTAAGGTTATGGGTATGATTGATGATATTAAGGCGAACGTAAAAGATTGGTCTAATCGAGAAGAAATCAAGCAATACCTTACAAAAATTATAAACAAAGAAGCATATGATGGCAGTGGACTGGTATATGGTTTAGGTCATGCAATTTATACTCTTTCAGACCCACGTGCAATTTTACTGAAGGAAAAAGCAATTGAATTGGCGAAGGAAAAGAATAGGGAAGATGAATTAAATTTATATCTTGCCATTGAGGAGTTAACACCTCAAGTATTTGCAGAAGTGAAGGGTTCAGAAAAGGAAATCTCTGCAAATGTTGATTTTTATTCAGGTTTTGTATATCAAAGCTTGAATATTCCACCGGAACTATATACGCCTCTTTTTGCAGTAGCTCGTGTTCCTGGCTGGTGCGCTCATCGAATTGAAGAACACTTAACTGGACAGAGAATTATTCGACCGGCTTACAAGAGTGTAGTAACAAAAAAGAAATACGTACCAATATCAGAACGTTCATAA
- the cybH gene encoding Ni/Fe-hydrogenase, b-type cytochrome subunit: MLKRAIYIWELPVRLYHWINAFLIVALLVTGFYIGYPIFGPTGGEATENFIMGWMIYIHTLAAWFFIANIIVRFYWAFKGNEYAKFKPWRRGFAKDGLETLKYYSFMKKEHSLEHGHNVLAQLSYFFFMWVGSFIMIFTGFAMQGEMFPEGLQAKYFGWMLTLFGNSMDVRMLHHFVAWAFIWFIIIHLYLVIRQDILDEDGTISAIFNGYKFIPQDFVLDEEIKTQLKGPQKQKKNKDKNEIHH; this comes from the coding sequence ATGCTTAAAAGAGCGATATATATATGGGAACTCCCTGTACGCTTATACCACTGGATTAATGCATTTCTTATAGTAGCCTTGTTAGTGACTGGCTTTTATATTGGATATCCGATTTTTGGCCCTACAGGAGGAGAGGCAACCGAGAATTTCATTATGGGTTGGATGATTTATATCCACACACTAGCTGCTTGGTTTTTCATTGCAAATATCATTGTACGCTTTTATTGGGCATTTAAAGGCAATGAATACGCTAAATTCAAGCCATGGCGAAGAGGATTTGCTAAAGATGGTCTGGAAACATTGAAATATTACTCGTTTATGAAAAAGGAACATAGCTTAGAGCACGGTCACAATGTTTTAGCACAATTAAGCTATTTTTTCTTCATGTGGGTAGGTTCTTTCATAATGATCTTCACGGGGTTTGCTATGCAAGGTGAAATGTTTCCTGAAGGCCTTCAAGCGAAGTATTTTGGCTGGATGCTGACTCTATTCGGAAATTCTATGGATGTTCGAATGTTGCATCATTTTGTCGCTTGGGCATTTATATGGTTCATTATCATTCATCTGTATCTAGTGATTCGTCAAGATATATTAGATGAAGATGGCACTATTTCCGCTATCTTCAACGGATATAAATTTATACCCCAAGATTTTGTGCTTGATGAGGAAATAAAGACGCAGCTAAAAGGCCCTCAAAAACAAAAGAAAAACAAAGATAAAAATGAAATTCATCATTAG
- a CDS encoding nickel-dependent hydrogenase large subunit gives MVERIVIDPITRIEGHLRMEIDVDNNQIVNAFSSGTAFRGLETILQGKDPRDAWAFVQRICGVCTHIHAVASVVAVEDALQIPVPKNAAIIRDIMTATQFVQDHVIHFYHLHALDWVDITSALNANPAATSQLQQSISKWPNSSTGYFTDVQNKLRKFVESGQVGIFANGYWGHPAYRLPPEANLMAVAHYLEALDWQKDIAKIHTIFGGKNPHPNYLVGGMACAINMDNVNTINMERLNLVKKEIDRAVAFVEQVYIPDLLAIGSFYKDWTYGGGVRNFLVFGSMGNHGGADSKDFVFPSGVIVDGNLNEVQDIDPRNPEEIQEFVDHAWFEYTNEGGLHPWDGETKVKYTGPKPPYDNLNVNDKYSWIKTPRWRGRPMEVGPLARVLVAYARGRTEIKDLVDNSLNQLDVGIEALYSALGRTLARGLETQFTVHKLREFYNDLVANIVAGDSNVFNGQKWEPNTWPTSARGVGFTEAPRGALGHWVKIDNGKLSLYQAVVPSTWNAAPIDSQGQRGPYEASLIGVPMADPEQPLELLRIIHSFDPCLACAAHIFDTKKQSRTSITII, from the coding sequence ATGGTTGAAAGAATCGTCATAGACCCAATTACAAGAATCGAAGGACATCTAAGGATGGAAATCGATGTAGATAACAATCAAATTGTAAATGCATTTAGTTCTGGAACTGCATTCCGTGGGTTAGAAACAATCTTACAAGGGAAAGATCCTCGAGATGCTTGGGCATTTGTACAACGTATCTGCGGAGTTTGTACACATATTCATGCTGTGGCGTCAGTAGTTGCAGTAGAAGATGCCTTGCAGATTCCAGTACCTAAAAATGCCGCTATAATTCGAGATATTATGACAGCAACACAATTTGTGCAAGACCATGTTATCCATTTCTACCACCTCCATGCACTTGACTGGGTTGATATTACGTCTGCTTTAAATGCCAACCCTGCAGCTACTTCACAATTGCAGCAATCTATTTCAAAATGGCCTAATTCTTCTACAGGTTATTTTACCGACGTTCAAAATAAACTAAGAAAATTTGTAGAGAGTGGGCAAGTCGGAATTTTCGCCAATGGATATTGGGGACACCCCGCTTACCGACTGCCTCCAGAAGCAAATCTTATGGCTGTTGCTCATTATCTTGAAGCTTTAGATTGGCAGAAGGATATCGCAAAGATTCATACAATATTTGGTGGTAAGAATCCACATCCTAATTACCTAGTTGGTGGTATGGCTTGTGCAATCAACATGGACAATGTGAACACAATTAACATGGAACGCTTAAATCTTGTGAAGAAAGAGATTGATCGGGCGGTAGCGTTTGTCGAGCAAGTGTATATCCCAGATTTGCTAGCGATAGGATCTTTTTATAAGGATTGGACTTATGGTGGTGGCGTTCGTAATTTCTTAGTGTTTGGTAGCATGGGGAACCACGGTGGAGCTGATAGTAAAGATTTCGTATTCCCTTCCGGTGTAATTGTAGATGGAAATCTCAACGAAGTCCAAGATATTGATCCACGAAATCCAGAAGAAATACAAGAATTTGTTGACCATGCTTGGTTCGAATATACGAATGAGGGCGGATTACACCCATGGGATGGCGAGACGAAAGTGAAGTATACTGGTCCTAAACCTCCATACGACAATTTAAATGTAAATGATAAATATAGTTGGATTAAAACTCCTCGTTGGCGAGGTCGCCCAATGGAAGTGGGCCCACTCGCGAGGGTATTAGTAGCTTATGCTAGAGGACGAACTGAAATTAAAGATTTAGTCGACAATTCTCTCAATCAATTGGATGTGGGGATTGAAGCTCTATACTCTGCGCTAGGAAGAACACTTGCTAGAGGCTTAGAGACACAATTTACTGTACATAAATTGCGCGAATTTTATAATGATTTAGTTGCGAATATTGTGGCTGGAGATAGCAATGTATTCAATGGGCAGAAGTGGGAACCAAATACATGGCCTACAAGTGCTCGTGGAGTAGGGTTTACAGAAGCTCCTAGAGGCGCCTTAGGACACTGGGTGAAAATTGATAACGGCAAGTTAAGTCTTTATCAGGCTGTTGTTCCAAGTACTTGGAATGCCGCACCCATTGATTCGCAAGGACAACGCGGCCCATATGAGGCGTCATTAATTGGAGTTCCAATGGCAGATCCTGAGCAACCTTTAGAGCTTTTACGGATTATCCACTCTTTCGACCCATGCCTTGCTTGCGCAGCACATATTTTTGATACGAAAAAGCAGTCTCGAACAAGCATTACTATTATATAG
- a CDS encoding hydrogenase small subunit, whose protein sequence is MPNTYYDILTKRGYTREEFLKFCTTVSVMLGLEASSVPKIANALETQPRLPVIYLNLQECTCCMESFIRTAHPLLEDLLFNMISLDYSETLSVASGHAVEEARKATMRDYKNNYLVIVEGSIPVADDGIYTTIGGQSAQQILEETVADSIAVIAYGSCATNTCVQGAYPNPTGARRVREIVKNKPVIDVPGCPPIAEVITGTIVHYLTFGKIPELTNLGRPKAFYNQRIHDNCSRRSFFDAGMFVEKFDDEGHKHGWCLYKVGCKGPTTYNACAITQWNNGVSWPVKSGHPCLGCSEDNWYNDATPFYERRAIVPGMAVPHNANDVGKIVTGVTAAGVATHALATAIIKGKEKDELNHKNNTNPENKK, encoded by the coding sequence ATGCCTAACACATATTATGATATTTTAACGAAACGCGGTTACACAAGAGAAGAATTCTTGAAATTCTGTACAACTGTTTCTGTTATGTTAGGGCTTGAGGCATCATCAGTACCGAAAATCGCTAATGCCTTAGAAACACAGCCTCGACTGCCAGTCATTTATCTGAATTTACAAGAATGTACATGTTGTATGGAATCATTTATCCGAACGGCCCACCCGCTGCTAGAGGACCTACTTTTTAATATGATTTCCCTCGATTATTCAGAAACCCTTTCTGTCGCGTCTGGACATGCCGTAGAAGAAGCAAGAAAGGCTACTATGAGAGATTATAAAAATAATTATCTCGTAATTGTAGAAGGTTCCATCCCAGTCGCCGATGATGGAATTTACACTACCATCGGCGGTCAATCTGCACAGCAAATTTTAGAGGAAACAGTGGCAGATTCAATTGCTGTCATAGCTTATGGCTCTTGTGCAACGAACACTTGCGTACAAGGCGCTTATCCTAACCCTACTGGAGCCCGCAGAGTAAGAGAAATAGTGAAAAACAAACCTGTCATCGACGTTCCAGGTTGTCCGCCGATTGCTGAGGTAATTACAGGCACTATCGTACATTATTTAACATTCGGTAAAATACCAGAGTTAACGAACCTTGGTCGACCGAAGGCATTCTATAATCAAAGAATCCATGACAACTGTAGTCGAAGATCATTTTTTGATGCAGGTATGTTTGTAGAAAAATTCGATGATGAAGGACATAAGCATGGTTGGTGTTTATACAAAGTCGGCTGCAAAGGCCCTACAACCTATAACGCTTGTGCAATTACGCAATGGAACAACGGAGTAAGCTGGCCAGTAAAATCTGGTCATCCCTGCTTAGGATGTTCGGAAGATAATTGGTATAACGATGCTACTCCATTCTACGAACGACGTGCTATTGTCCCAGGAATGGCTGTGCCTCACAATGCCAATGATGTCGGCAAAATCGTCACTGGAGTTACAGCAGCCGGCGTCGCAACTCACGCGTTAGCAACGGCCATCATTAAAGGCAAAGAAAAAGATGAATTGAATCACAAGAACAATACAAATCCTGAAAATAAAAAATAA
- a CDS encoding FprA family A-type flavoprotein, with protein sequence MTLPITLTDDVFWIGVNDRETHLFESLMPIPEGVSYNAYLINDEKVALIDTVKIDYNDALIENIKSIIGERTVDYLIINHIEPDHSGSIGAILNAFPDMIIVGNSKTANFLKGFYSKTENVLIIKENDVLELGQHRLKFFMTPMLHWPETMMTYEETKHILFSGDAFGGFGALNGGVFDDEVDFSFYEDEMLRYYANIVGKYSNMVQKALSKLQALDVKAIAATHGVVWRKNPQYVIDLYDRWSSYQAEDGVVIVYGSMYGNTKKTADVIARAFANKGMKKIRVYDAARTHISYLISEIWRYKAVVIGSSTYNGSLFPPIEQLISKMENSALQNKILGVFGSYSWSGESVKMLKQSGESGKLTLAEPIVQWMFAPDEEVNIQADMLATNIVNLLKE encoded by the coding sequence ATGACACTTCCAATAACATTAACAGATGATGTGTTTTGGATTGGGGTAAATGATCGAGAGACACATTTATTCGAATCTTTAATGCCTATTCCAGAAGGTGTATCTTATAATGCTTATTTAATTAACGATGAGAAAGTTGCCTTAATAGACACGGTGAAAATTGACTATAATGATGCTCTGATAGAGAATATTAAAAGCATCATTGGAGAGAGGACAGTAGATTACCTCATTATTAATCATATTGAACCAGACCATTCAGGATCGATTGGAGCTATCTTAAATGCATTTCCTGATATGATCATTGTTGGAAACTCTAAAACAGCAAATTTTCTTAAAGGCTTCTACAGTAAAACTGAAAACGTCTTGATTATAAAAGAAAATGACGTATTAGAGCTTGGGCAACACCGTTTGAAGTTTTTCATGACGCCAATGTTACACTGGCCCGAAACCATGATGACTTATGAGGAAACTAAACATATACTTTTCTCGGGTGATGCATTCGGCGGGTTTGGAGCTTTAAATGGTGGAGTTTTTGATGATGAGGTTGATTTTTCTTTCTATGAAGATGAAATGCTCCGCTACTACGCGAATATTGTAGGCAAATATAGCAATATGGTTCAAAAAGCATTATCGAAGCTTCAAGCGCTTGATGTAAAAGCGATAGCTGCTACCCATGGAGTTGTTTGGAGAAAGAATCCGCAATATGTCATTGATTTATATGATCGTTGGAGCAGCTATCAGGCGGAGGATGGAGTAGTCATCGTTTATGGTTCGATGTATGGAAATACAAAGAAAACGGCAGATGTTATAGCCCGTGCATTTGCTAACAAGGGCATGAAGAAAATTCGTGTATATGATGCTGCAAGAACCCATATCTCTTACTTAATTAGCGAGATTTGGCGCTACAAAGCAGTCGTTATTGGGAGTAGTACATATAATGGTAGCTTATTTCCTCCAATTGAACAGTTAATTAGCAAGATGGAAAATAGTGCACTTCAAAATAAAATATTAGGGGTCTTCGGTTCCTATAGCTGGAGTGGCGAATCCGTTAAAATGTTGAAGCAGTCAGGGGAAAGTGGAAAGCTAACATTAGCTGAACCGATTGTTCAATGGATGTTTGCACCGGACGAAGAAGTGAATATACAAGCAGATATGCTGGCAACAAATATAGTAAATTTATTAAAAGAGTAA